Proteins encoded in a region of the Mixophyes fleayi isolate aMixFle1 chromosome 5, aMixFle1.hap1, whole genome shotgun sequence genome:
- the RPP38 gene encoding ribonuclease P protein subunit p38: MAAKVAKGSVRKQKPVVAKTSLNSPYGKIWNPVVGEDMQFILQTLMEKFKQLGLKKVEIHIKSKGKKTKKSKEASDGKDKELGTGEKISGEEIPKEEAEEIPKENSEKPGWTHRDLRKQLAIGINEVTRALEKNELYLVIVCKSAKPEMITKHIIELSASREVPACQLPRLSENIAPVLGLKSVLALGFRKSSDVFLEEVKAITPRVPPVNVPWLPSGKTEKLEDSVLEEDCKPQNVEATISRKRKLTKTEEPGDIKLQGLKVKKIVPNPNKKRKIKKKKVVNKK, from the coding sequence ATGGCTGCCAAGGTCGCCAAAGGTTCTGTACGTAAACAAAAACCAGTTGTGGCAAAGACCTCTCTGAACAGCCCGTATGGGAAGATTTGGAATCCTGTGGTCGGGGAGGACATGCAGTTCATACTGCAGACTTTAATGGAAAAGTTCAAGCAACTTGGACTGAAAAAGGTTGAGATCCACATAAAATCTAAAgggaaaaagacaaaaaaatcgAAAGAAGCTTCTGATGGAAAAGACAAAGAACTTGGCACCGGGGAGAAAATCTCTGGCGAAGAGATCCCAAAGGAAGAGGCTGAGGAGATTCCAAAGGAAAACTCTGAAAAGCCAGGATGGACACACCGTGACCTCCGCAAGCAGCTAGCTATAGGGATTAATGAAGTCACCCGAGCACTGGAAAAAAATGAACTCTACCTGGTAATAGTTTGTAAATCTGCAAAGCCAGAGATGATCACCAAACACATAATTGAATTGAGCGCAAGCCGGGAGGTCCCAGCATGCCAGCTGCCGCGGCTTAGCGAGAACATTGCGCCAGTCCTTGGCTTGAAGTCTGTGCTGGCGCTGGGCTTCAGAAAAAGCTCTGATGTGTTTCTAGAGGAGGTGAAAGCGATCACCCCACGAGTGCCACCAGTAAATGTCCCTTGGCTGCCAAGTGGGAAAACAGAGAAACTAGAGGACTCTGTCTTGGAGGAAGACTGTAAACCACAAAATGTTGAAGCTACAATCTCAAGAAAGCGCAAACTTACCAAAACTGAGGAACCTGGTGATATTAAGTTACAGGGCCTCAAAGTTAAAAAGATAGTTCCTAATcctaataaaaaaaggaaaattaaaaaaaagaaagtggtcaataaaaagtaa